Proteins encoded in a region of the Isosphaeraceae bacterium EP7 genome:
- a CDS encoding KTSC domain-containing protein — MRNGQPVESSLINAVRYDAASSFLDVELRPEMRRYRFFDVPYSTYAELMEAPSKGSYFNDFIREQYPMKPLRSRRAKLP; from the coding sequence ATGAGGAATGGCCAGCCGGTCGAGTCATCGCTGATCAATGCCGTCCGGTACGACGCCGCGTCGAGCTTCCTCGACGTGGAACTGCGGCCGGAGATGCGGCGGTATCGGTTCTTCGACGTCCCCTACTCAACCTATGCGGAACTGATGGAGGCTCCGTCGAAGGGGTCTTATTTCAATGACTTCATCCGCGAGCAGTACCCGATGAAGCCCCTTCGCAGTCGCCGGGCCAAGCTGCCCTGA
- a CDS encoding thioredoxin family protein — MRLPFDWLGHTQMDWSAAFDEALTYTGFLDRHATPPQRARWDDSHAATTLTPAQAELLGGFKRTLNVLVLAGTWCGDCVNQCPAFDHFARAARTLNLRFLDRDARPDAADALSINGGHRVPVILALSEDFEEVLRYGERTLSIYRKLAADQLGSSCPTGFVPPDTELRARVTAEWLDEFERAHLILRLSPKLRARHGD; from the coding sequence ATGCGTCTCCCCTTCGACTGGTTAGGTCACACGCAAATGGACTGGTCCGCCGCCTTCGACGAGGCCCTCACCTACACCGGGTTCCTCGACCGGCACGCCACCCCCCCTCAGCGTGCTCGCTGGGACGACAGCCACGCCGCCACGACCCTGACGCCCGCACAGGCCGAACTCCTCGGCGGATTCAAGCGGACCCTGAACGTCCTGGTGCTTGCGGGCACGTGGTGCGGCGACTGCGTGAACCAGTGCCCCGCCTTCGACCACTTCGCCCGCGCCGCCAGGACCCTCAACCTCCGCTTCCTCGACCGCGACGCCCGCCCCGACGCAGCCGACGCCCTGTCGATCAACGGCGGCCACCGAGTTCCGGTCATCCTGGCCCTGAGCGAAGACTTCGAAGAAGTCCTCCGCTACGGCGAAAGGACCCTTTCCATCTATCGCAAGCTGGCCGCCGACCAGTTGGGCTCCTCCTGCCCCACCGGCTTCGTTCCCCCGGATACGGAATTGCGAGCCCGGGTCACCGCCGAGTGGCTCGACGAATTCGAGCGAGCCCACCTCATCCTCCGCCTCTCCCCCAAGCTCAGGGCCCGCCACGGCGACTGA
- a CDS encoding PrsW family glutamic-type intramembrane protease yields MAITFECGCGKVLKARDELAGRKARCPQCGTTLPIPQPEAVAFDPEPDLTYSLHEDEPSHRPATPSTYQPSPQAETRTSRSRTPSPQPAATKARARAGGESSLLEYSYLLLAFALIPLVISLLSKEDKSDIQDRFTQTVQKATPEEQKRIEGALSNVELSLDDAIAVLPGHKLDGAHLSRDTSAHWVYAAIATVGFLLLIGLFFSVERAQTLHLLGIGAFTGTVGVIVLLLVQFCSNFRLRRFGGRGVFMIIMLILTFIGWSYDSANDPDSNFLLSALGFTFGVGLCEEFAKAIPLFFYFKRHAEMGWRGACLWGLASGVGFGISEGIMYSSRYYNGISGFDIYLVRFVSCVALHAMWSASVGIAISRNVDHYEHIDDAGEFGLFMLRVMAVPMLLHGFYDTLLKQDMNAGALVVALLSFGWLAWHIELARVTYPGAGRAKAAKKMAY; encoded by the coding sequence ATGGCGATCACATTCGAATGCGGATGCGGTAAAGTCCTCAAGGCCCGCGACGAGTTGGCGGGCAGGAAGGCGAGGTGCCCTCAATGCGGCACGACCTTGCCGATCCCGCAGCCGGAGGCCGTCGCCTTCGATCCCGAGCCCGACCTGACGTACTCGCTCCATGAAGACGAGCCGTCGCACCGGCCCGCAACACCGTCGACGTATCAACCGAGCCCGCAGGCCGAGACGAGGACGTCGAGGTCCCGGACGCCTTCGCCGCAGCCTGCGGCCACGAAGGCCAGGGCCCGGGCGGGCGGGGAGTCATCACTCCTCGAATATTCGTACTTGCTACTGGCCTTTGCCCTGATCCCGCTGGTCATCTCGCTGCTGAGCAAGGAAGACAAATCCGACATCCAGGACCGGTTCACCCAGACGGTCCAGAAGGCGACGCCCGAGGAGCAGAAGCGAATCGAAGGGGCGCTCTCCAACGTCGAGCTATCGCTCGACGATGCGATCGCGGTGCTTCCCGGCCATAAGCTCGACGGCGCCCACCTTTCCCGCGACACTTCGGCCCACTGGGTTTACGCGGCCATCGCCACGGTCGGTTTCCTGCTGCTGATCGGCCTCTTCTTCTCGGTCGAGCGGGCCCAGACGCTGCACCTGCTCGGGATCGGGGCGTTCACGGGGACCGTCGGTGTCATCGTCCTGCTGCTCGTGCAGTTCTGCTCGAATTTCCGGCTCCGTCGTTTCGGGGGTCGGGGCGTGTTCATGATCATCATGCTGATCCTGACCTTCATCGGCTGGTCGTACGACTCGGCGAACGATCCCGACAGCAACTTCCTCCTCAGCGCCCTGGGCTTCACCTTCGGCGTCGGGCTCTGCGAGGAGTTCGCCAAGGCGATCCCGCTCTTCTTCTACTTCAAGCGCCACGCCGAGATGGGCTGGAGAGGCGCCTGCCTCTGGGGCCTCGCCTCTGGCGTCGGCTTCGGCATCTCGGAAGGAATCATGTACTCGTCTCGATATTACAACGGGATCAGCGGGTTCGACATCTACCTCGTCCGGTTCGTCTCCTGCGTCGCGCTGCACGCGATGTGGTCGGCTTCGGTCGGCATCGCCATCTCGCGGAACGTCGATCACTATGAGCATATCGATGACGCAGGCGAATTCGGCCTGTTCATGCTCCGTGTCATGGCCGTGCCCATGCTCCTGCACGGATTTTATGACACCCTGCTCAAGCAAGACATGAACGCCGGCGCCCTCGTCGTGGCCCTGCTCTCATTCGGCTGGCTGGCCTGGCACATCGAGCTGGCGCGGGTCACATACCCCGGCGCGGGGCGGGCCAAGGCGGCGAAGAAGATGGCCTATTGA
- a CDS encoding NlpC/P60 family protein, which yields MPRSLFVFACIVLASLGLPVHAQELTYRSPYRVEFTHRAAEVIGDLERTERGDHRLESEVPFHQWYTPRTLERWHAWGPPAAFYPRPPGVEHWPAERKRERVIAVALRFQGYAYQHHHIPDWSPPEAWPWMPTCAGSNGKGVDCSNLTGFVYNQGFGLRLNSDVHKQSEERSVKGTDGRATRLHAVELPSSYDDRLATLRTGDLLFIRGKPGGKISHVVLWVGPIGRSPDGTPLVLDSHGEDVRDSEGQPIPCGVHLRPFRENSWYNRSASHALRVFID from the coding sequence ATGCCTCGGTCTCTGTTCGTGTTCGCCTGCATTGTCCTGGCAAGCCTCGGGCTTCCCGTGCATGCCCAGGAGTTGACCTATCGCTCGCCCTACCGGGTCGAGTTCACCCATCGGGCGGCCGAAGTGATCGGCGACCTGGAGCGGACGGAACGCGGGGATCATCGGCTCGAATCGGAAGTCCCGTTCCATCAGTGGTATACGCCAAGGACGCTGGAACGCTGGCATGCGTGGGGTCCGCCCGCCGCCTTCTATCCCAGGCCCCCAGGCGTCGAGCACTGGCCGGCCGAGCGGAAGCGAGAGCGGGTCATCGCCGTCGCGCTGCGGTTTCAGGGCTACGCCTACCAGCATCACCACATCCCCGACTGGAGCCCGCCAGAGGCCTGGCCCTGGATGCCGACCTGTGCCGGCAGCAACGGCAAAGGGGTGGATTGCAGCAACCTGACCGGCTTCGTCTACAACCAGGGCTTCGGCCTGCGCCTCAACTCCGACGTCCACAAACAGTCCGAGGAGCGATCCGTCAAGGGGACCGACGGGCGAGCCACGCGCCTCCACGCCGTCGAGCTTCCCTCCTCCTACGACGATCGCCTGGCGACCCTACGCACCGGCGACCTCCTCTTCATCCGAGGCAAACCAGGCGGCAAGATCAGCCACGTCGTCCTCTGGGTCGGCCCCATCGGCCGGTCGCCCGACGGCACCCCGCTGGTCCTCGACAGCCACGGCGAAGACGTCCGGGACTCCGAAGGCCAGCCCATCCCCTGCGGAGTCCACCTCCGCCCCTTCCGCGAAAACTCCTGGTACAACCGCAGCGCCAGCCACGCCCTCCGCGTCTTCATCGACTGA
- a CDS encoding lactate racemase domain-containing protein yields MIDPTDGRYASRIEIPWGDSGRLNLHPPGTWPEPETFSPDLDGGLPDYAAALNAALDTPESGAAPFERSLGPGSKVAIVVDDPSRWTPVRQALPVLLDRIHAAGVRTDDVSISVGVGRHHAVDADSMRKRVGDAIFEAYSCQSPPVDDLSAYDDLGTTPEGIPVRVFRTVARADLRVLVGSVLPHLQAGFGGGYKLVFPGTSHRSTLIALHRGGLDGDTRRLLGGTAADNPMRHSIRAAARLLGPCASVSHLLGPPGTVLRVASGPVDAVQDTLAAEATRRLRAPDRPEADLVIAGNNPWPGDPLMSFKVLLQHRAACRPGGVLLGAFWTDPDELDRSMPLSALRAIAATGAPGGWFIRRGLKAACLATSIMKHPAEFMIRWAAELVVDRHVLVYAPPLHARIGPRLGPVRLFDDQSKLWNAAEKALNGPPRTIRVFPRGGLTYCPSPG; encoded by the coding sequence ATGATCGACCCCACCGACGGCCGGTATGCCTCGAGGATCGAGATCCCCTGGGGAGACTCGGGCCGGCTCAACCTCCATCCCCCGGGAACCTGGCCGGAGCCCGAGACCTTCTCGCCCGACCTCGATGGCGGACTGCCCGACTACGCGGCCGCCCTGAATGCCGCCCTCGACACCCCCGAGTCGGGCGCGGCCCCGTTCGAGAGGTCGCTCGGCCCCGGCTCGAAGGTCGCCATCGTCGTCGACGACCCCTCGCGATGGACTCCCGTGCGGCAGGCCCTCCCCGTCCTCCTCGACCGTATCCACGCAGCCGGAGTACGCACCGACGACGTCTCGATCAGCGTCGGAGTCGGCCGCCATCACGCCGTGGACGCAGACTCCATGCGTAAACGAGTCGGAGACGCAATCTTCGAGGCGTACTCCTGCCAAAGCCCCCCCGTGGACGACCTCTCGGCGTACGATGACCTCGGGACGACCCCCGAAGGCATCCCCGTCCGCGTCTTCCGGACTGTGGCCCGGGCCGACTTGCGCGTCCTCGTCGGCTCGGTGCTCCCGCACCTGCAGGCGGGTTTCGGTGGCGGCTACAAGCTCGTCTTCCCCGGCACCAGCCACCGCTCCACCCTGATCGCCCTGCATCGAGGTGGCCTGGATGGCGACACCCGGCGGTTGCTGGGCGGAACTGCGGCCGACAACCCGATGCGCCACTCGATTCGCGCGGCCGCGCGACTGCTCGGCCCGTGCGCCTCGGTCAGCCACCTGCTCGGCCCCCCCGGCACGGTCCTGCGCGTGGCCTCCGGCCCGGTCGACGCGGTCCAGGACACCCTCGCCGCCGAGGCCACCCGCCGCCTCCGTGCCCCCGACCGCCCCGAGGCCGACCTCGTCATCGCCGGCAACAACCCCTGGCCGGGCGACCCCTTGATGAGCTTCAAGGTCCTGCTCCAGCACCGGGCCGCCTGCCGCCCCGGCGGGGTCCTCCTCGGCGCCTTCTGGACCGACCCCGACGAGCTCGACCGCTCGATGCCCCTCTCCGCGCTCCGCGCCATCGCCGCGACGGGCGCCCCCGGCGGCTGGTTCATCCGCCGTGGCCTGAAGGCCGCCTGCCTCGCGACCTCGATCATGAAGCACCCGGCCGAATTCATGATCCGCTGGGCCGCCGAGCTCGTCGTCGACCGCCACGTCCTCGTCTACGCCCCGCCCCTCCACGCCCGAATCGGCCCCCGCCTCGGCCCCGTCCGCCTCTTCGACGACCAGTCGAAGCTCTGGAACGCCGCAGAAAAGGCCCTGAACGGCCCTCCCCGAACCATCCGCGTCTTTCCCCGAGGCGGCCTGACGTATTGCCCGTCCCCGGGCTGA
- a CDS encoding KpsF/GutQ family sugar-phosphate isomerase translates to MAMITDASLDFETEAEGLAFARDVLRIEAEALGQVRLRLGTSIVRAAELLFRCRGAVAVMGMGKAGQVGQKLAATLASTGTRAYPLHPAEAVHGDLGRVREGDAVIALSSSGETEEILRLVPSLRRIGATLVAITQTATSSLGRAADFCIAMGPIEEACPLGLAPTASTTAMMAVGDALALLVSRRRDFRAEDFAVYHPGGSLGRRLGRVEDLMRTGPHVRLASGDETVREVFVRLAGPRRRTGAVLVVDETERLSGIFTDSDLARLFERRREALLDRPMSEVMTRDPVRVQVGASVAEAVEALKARKISELPVVDRGGRPVGLLDLTDLIGLVPAGAGGADV, encoded by the coding sequence ATGGCGATGATCACCGACGCGTCGCTGGATTTCGAGACCGAGGCCGAGGGCCTGGCCTTCGCCCGGGATGTCCTGCGTATCGAGGCTGAAGCACTCGGCCAGGTCCGCCTGCGGCTCGGTACCTCGATCGTGCGGGCCGCCGAGCTGCTGTTCCGCTGCCGGGGCGCGGTGGCCGTGATGGGCATGGGCAAGGCGGGCCAGGTCGGCCAGAAGCTCGCCGCGACGCTGGCGTCGACCGGCACGCGGGCCTACCCGCTGCATCCGGCCGAGGCGGTTCACGGCGACCTGGGCCGGGTTCGCGAGGGCGACGCGGTCATCGCGCTGTCGTCGAGCGGCGAGACCGAGGAGATCCTGCGACTCGTCCCCTCGCTCAGGCGGATCGGGGCGACCCTGGTGGCGATCACTCAGACGGCGACCAGCAGCCTGGGCCGCGCGGCCGATTTCTGCATCGCGATGGGGCCGATCGAGGAGGCTTGCCCGCTGGGCCTGGCCCCCACGGCGAGCACCACGGCGATGATGGCGGTCGGCGATGCCCTGGCCCTGCTGGTCAGTCGTCGCCGCGACTTCAGGGCCGAGGACTTCGCCGTCTACCACCCCGGCGGGAGCCTGGGGAGGCGTCTGGGTCGGGTCGAGGACCTGATGAGGACCGGGCCCCACGTCCGGTTGGCCAGCGGCGACGAGACGGTACGCGAGGTTTTCGTCAGGCTCGCCGGCCCGAGGCGCAGGACCGGGGCCGTGCTGGTGGTCGACGAGACCGAGCGGCTGTCGGGGATCTTCACCGACTCGGACCTGGCCCGGCTGTTCGAGCGTCGGCGCGAGGCCCTGCTCGACCGGCCGATGTCCGAGGTGATGACGCGCGACCCGGTGCGGGTGCAGGTGGGCGCGTCGGTCGCCGAGGCGGTCGAGGCACTCAAGGCACGCAAGATCAGCGAGCTGCCGGTGGTCGACCGGGGCGGGCGGCCCGTGGGTCTGCTCGACCTGACCGACCTGATCGGCCTGGTGCCCGCGGGCGCCGGGGGGGCCGACGTATGA
- a CDS encoding HAD hydrolase family protein, with amino-acid sequence MTEFPPDSDELMRRCGGIELLLLDVDGVLTDGVIAVDDRGVETKHFHVRDGWAIARWRELGHRAAILSGRRSAAVDVRAAELGISPVIQGAAEKRGPFLALLAELELRPDQVAYMGDDLPDLPLLRSVGLAACPSDAAPEVAEFAHVVTRAGGGRGAVRELVELILTHQGSWHELVDRCRAPAIASG; translated from the coding sequence ATGACCGAGTTTCCCCCGGACTCCGACGAGCTGATGCGGAGGTGCGGCGGCATCGAGCTGCTGCTCCTGGATGTTGACGGCGTCTTGACCGACGGCGTCATCGCGGTGGACGACCGAGGGGTCGAGACCAAGCATTTTCATGTCCGCGACGGCTGGGCGATCGCCCGCTGGCGCGAGCTTGGTCATCGCGCGGCGATCCTCTCGGGCCGGAGGTCGGCCGCGGTCGACGTCCGCGCGGCCGAGCTGGGGATCAGCCCGGTGATCCAGGGGGCCGCGGAGAAGCGTGGGCCCTTCCTGGCCTTGCTTGCCGAGCTTGAATTGAGGCCCGACCAGGTCGCTTACATGGGGGACGACCTCCCCGACCTTCCGCTCCTGCGGTCGGTTGGCCTGGCGGCCTGCCCCTCGGACGCGGCGCCCGAAGTGGCGGAGTTCGCCCACGTCGTCACCCGTGCCGGCGGCGGCCGCGGGGCCGTCCGGGAACTGGTCGAGCTGATCCTGACCCATCAAGGATCGTGGCACGAGCTGGTCGACCGCTGCCGGGCCCCGGCCATCGCCAGCGGCTAG